caaatttaatatactccccatcctatggtggagggtataaaaacgaaaaatgaaaatttgcttcctagaagcaattacacaaaacccaactttaaaagagaattttggtttaaaagtatccttatttgtattctccgcttttttggctcggaatcaataccaaaattgttaaagacaaaatctttggaaccggatgtgatttttttcagtgcataatcATATCTATCTTGTGTTAGCTCTTTTTCACGTAAGTTTTAGTTAAGTAACATTTTATAAGTAACATTTAACTTATATCGTAATTTCAGTTATAACAGGTGTATTCAAACAGTTTAACGGTCCATTTCTCATATCCGTAATGAGGGCTTTTGTTCGACTaggaatttataaagaaaactttgttcttATTACCGTTTCACGAACGGGTTTGTTTGGGCTATGACAAATtgattttgtacaaaatatctTTACGTTCTTAGTTGTTTCCATACCAGTTGTAAACCTCACACTTTTAGATTAAAATAtattgattttattaattttgacacGGTGTGTCAAAACAAGAATGCATGAAGGGTATTTCCGATCAGCAGTAAAATATCAAACACACCCAAAATTATAGGCAACAGGTGTTTTCTAGGGTGTTCCCAATTAATTGTATCACTTTAAAccgcaacattttaattttcggCATTCTTCTAATTGATAGTGTTTTGACATTGACTGCTGATGACGGCTAGTGAATGACCAAAGCCAAAAACCAGTTCATATCAAATTCCATTAATCCAtcattgaaaatatttctatgttaATTAGAAAATTAGTGTAGACTGTTGAGAACTCAATTTCTAACGGtcattgaaaatatttctatgttaATTTGAAAATTAGTGTAGACTGTTGAAAATCTCAACTTCTAAGGGCCTTTTTTGACTGGCCGATCCTGTTGGGTGTCACCAATTAATTATATTACTTTAAAgtgcaatattttaattttcggcATTCTTCTAATTGATTATGTTTTGACATTGACTGCTGATGACGACTCTTGAATGAATGGCAAAAACCAGTTCATATTATATTCCATTAATCCATcgttgaaaatatttctatgtaaatttgaaaattagtgGAGACTACCGAACCGATCTCAACTTCTAACGGCCATTTTTGACTGGCCGGTCCTGTTACGCGtgtccaaaaaaaattgggtgCTAAGTGTTAAAACGGGTTAGTCCACCTGTGGCAAAGAGAAAAATAATCCCATAGTAAGTTGGGAGGAGTTATTGTTGTTCTAGTATGAAAATTAGACAGAGCCGAACCGAACGTATACTAAAGCACAAAACAACTAACAAACAAgccataaaattttaagcaaatcaccgGCCAAAcgagagaaaagaaaacaatgcATAATCAATGATGGGGAGATcgatgaaaaaaaagtaaaaatctgTTCattcgtccgtccatccgtgcgATAGAGTtttgaacaaaataaaacaaccaaaaatcccataaaaaaacttttgttgaTTAAACAATGGCCCAAcatcatcataatcatcatGAGCAACATCGGCATAGTATCAAGCATTGGCAATATATTCTGCTTTTAGAAAAGCTTTAAGcccaaaaaatatgcaaataatcGGAAATATTATagccatatttaagaaaattcagAAACATTTCAACAAAAACGCCAGAAGACGATACAACGCCAGTGGAAAAGGATCGGGAGCATAATACGGGACACAGTGTGAATTACTATCAAAGTTTGAGAGAAAAAACTAAGCTATTtggatattgaaaaaaaaattgtgtttaattaaaaccaaatattgTGACAAATGATCAAATTCAAACTGGACTTGCAAACATAAAAAAGCATATTTAAAACTTGTTATAcagttaacttttttgttttgtgaaatCCTAAAAAGACTGATAAAATAGAAGTAATGTCGCCTCTTTCAAACGTAAGTTCAATGACCCTTGTGTGATAGTGCGAGTAACATATCCTTTGTATCCTTGTAGTTAAATAGTTTAGTGATAATATATATGGTCCTGCTTGCATCAATCTTTGCCGTGCCCCAAACTGAGCGGGAAGCCCAAATCACAGATTTTCGCGTAGCACCTGCTGATGATCAAGGTGTTTTCAAATATGCCTTTGCCACCAGTAATGGCATTGAAATTCAGGCTGCGGGCAGTCCTTTAGAGTCCATAGGAATCTATAGTTATACATCACCGGAAGGAGTACCCATTGAAGTTCGTTATATAGCCGATGAATTGGGTTTCCATGCTGTTGGACGTCATCTACCTCGCCCTCCACCTATCCCCGATTATATCCTGCGATCACTTGAATATATCAAAACCCATTCGAAACAGAAACGTAGCAAATGgagtgtatgagaaaatattgcgCCATAATTGTTTCATCATTCATCATTTAGTGATTAATGTTTTCCCCGTTAAGTGAATAGTTTTTATGCtttaattaagttccttttaattgttgaaaaaaaaatattgatgattATTATGTTTTTTGCTATGTTAAGTGATCAGTATTTTATGCgagaataaattatttatagtcaattaaaaaacaaaacagaagaAAAGTTTAATAATCATTTTTTGTGGAATTGTGAATATCAATGAGTTTGGCTCGGGCAACAACCTTCACCTGTGGAGTGGAATCCTGAGGCTATGCGGTAATAGcattttaacaaagaaaaaaaaaaaacatcgtatTAATTATTTATGCTATAATGATTTTAttctaattgaaaaaatatatattctcttTTAGATTTTGCaatgtttgaaattttacaatgaaatgaacgcttttatgaactaaatgcatccaaagaaaaaatactttccttcggaacgaaattttagacaaacgaaattacaCTTTCTCTTTGGGAACAATTATCAACGATTTTATGCCCAATGATTTaaaccgtttttataccctccatcataggatgggggtatattaactttgtcattccgtttgtaacacatcgaaatattgttctaagaccccataaagtatatatattctgggtcgtggtgaaattctgagtcgatctaagcatgtccgtccgtccgtctgttgaaatcacgctaacttccgaacgaaacaagctatcgacttgaaacttggcacaagtagttgttatcgatgtaggtcggacggtattgaaaatggtccatatcggtccacttttacgtatagcccccatataaagggaccctcagatttggtttgtggagcctctaacagaagcctatttcatccgatccggctgaaatttggtatctggtgttggtatatggtctccaacaaccatgcaaaaattggtccacatcggtccataattatatatagcccccatataaaccgatccccagatttggctttcggagcctaaaagagaagcaaatttcatccgatccggctgaaatttggtacatggtgttggtatatggtctctaacaaccatgcaaaaattggttcacatcggtccataattatatatagcccccatataaaccgatccccagatttggcttgcagagcctcaaagagaagcaaatttcatccgatccggctgaaatttggtacatgatgttggtatatggtctctaacaaccatgcaaaaattggtccacatcggttcataattatatatagcccacatataaaccgatccccagatttggcttgcgaagtctccaagagaagcaaatttcatccaatccggttgtaatttggaacatggtgttagtatatgatctttaacaaccgtgcatatcggtccatggtacatatcggtccataattatatatagcccccatataaaacattctccagatttgacctccggagcctcttggaggagcaaaattcacccgatccggttcaaattaggcacgtggtgttagtatataagaaccataccaaaattggtccaatcacacaaaaattggtccatatcggttcataatcatggttgccactagagccaaaaataatctaccaaaattttatttctatagaaaattttgtcaaaattttatttctagagaaaattttgttaaaattttattcggttcataataaaattttcatcattgtcaaaattttatttctatagaaaattttgtcaaaattttatttctattgaaaattttgtcaaaatttttatttctatagaaaattttgtgaaaatattatttctatagaaaataatgttaaaattttatttctgtagaaaattttgtcaaaattttatgtctactttgtcaaactgaattatatacgtaatggatcgatcttttttgatttaatatataccacgtatggacttacatacaatttagaagattgtgttaggaggttttaagataccttgccatcggcaagcgttaccgcaacttaagtaattcgattgtggatggctgtgtttagatgaagtttctacgcaatccatgatggagggtacataagcttcggcctggccgaacttacggccgtatatacttgttttaaactcGTTTATTTGTgttcaaa
This is a stretch of genomic DNA from Haematobia irritans isolate KBUSLIRL chromosome 4, ASM5000362v1, whole genome shotgun sequence. It encodes these proteins:
- the Cpr78Cb gene encoding cuticular protein 78Cb translates to MSPLSNLNSLVIIYMVLLASIFAVPQTEREAQITDFRVAPADDQGVFKYAFATSNGIEIQAAGSPLESIGIYSYTSPEGVPIEVRYIADELGFHAVGRHLPRPPPIPDYILRSLEYIKTHSKQKRSKWSV